In the Apteryx mantelli isolate bAptMan1 chromosome 13, bAptMan1.hap1, whole genome shotgun sequence genome, one interval contains:
- the DGKK gene encoding diacylglycerol kinase kappa encodes MAEKLVSGDLFLRKTRESVSSLDSDKLAPISPEAGGEESSDSEGEQEDSSHKLIRKVSTSGQMRSKKSVKEGLLLKQTSSFQRWKRRYFKLRGRTLYYAKDSKSLIFDEVDLSDASVAETSTKNINNSFTVITPFRKLILCAENRKEMEDWISALKSVQKWEIHEATQFNMEHFSGMHNWYACSHARPTFCNVCREALSGVTSHGLSCEVCKFKAHKRCAVRATNNCKWTTLASIGTEIIEDEDGVAMPHQWLEGNLPVSARCAVCDRTCGSVRRLQDWRCLWCKAIVHSACKELFGKRCPLGQYKVSIIPPTALNSIDSDGFWKATCPSSCSSPLLAFVNSKSGDNQGVKFLRKFKQFLNPAQVFDLMNGGPHLGLRLFQKFSTFRILVCGGDGSVGWVLSEIDALGLHKQCQLGVLPLGTGNDLARVLGWGSLCDDDTQLLQILEKLERATTKMLDRWSVLTYEAPKQSPPAVKEEENGDSNIQAQISHYADSVAFHLAKILESDKHSVVISSAKFLCGTVNDFVAEVGRAYKRATENKQEAELMARKCAMLNEKLDSLVRELNDEAQAIMVPEGTSQAVPAGAKDHDKESSFNPSPVPRIFKSKEQLMLRANSLKKALRQIIEQAEKAVDEQNKQTQAYCGTMGPTKKDSSEECNKEAERLSSRRETVTSATSSIILDRPDSFGTLQFPEDPSALQFSEKCVMNNYFGIGLDAKISLEFNNKRDEHPKKCSSRTKNMMWYGVLGTKELLQRTYKNLEQRVQLECDGVPISLPSLQGIAVLNIPSYAGGINFWGGTKEDNNFGAPSFDDKKLEVVAVFGSIQMAVSRVINLQHHRIAQCRLVKITIRGDEGVPVQVDGEAWIQPPGIIKIQHKNRAQMLTRDRAFESTLKSWEDKQKGESYRAATRPRLSSQQSMEYLTDEETGLLLQVSQVAETLIARIHEAAKAHKAMEQELAHAVNTSSLALSETLSNKAAGSPEFLSRNAAVEVVLSIKALYTETRAFLEGKVLDSPQEEEALHGPLSALGQELQRLLDIHWLAPIAHSAEEENVGTANKGSFKLRLNIPKPRKDKDKMPKQKSNTVLPADKWGSEEVAAWLEALGLGEYRDIFVRHDIQGSELILLERRDLKDLGITKVGHMKRILQAIKELSRVP; translated from the exons ATGGCTGAGAAACTGGTGTCCGGAGACCTGTTCCTGAGGAAGACCCGGGAATCGGTGTCATCCCTGGACTCGGATAAGCTGGCACCCATCTCTCCCGAGGCGGGAGGAGAGGAGTCGTCCGACAgtgaaggggagcaggaggacagTTCTCACAAGCTCATCCGGAAGGTGTCCACGTCCGGGCAGATGAGGAGCAAG AAAAGCGTGAAGGAGGGGCTGTTGCTGAAGCAGACGAGCTCCTTCCAGAGGTGGAAGAGGCGATATTTCAAGCTGCGGGGCAGGACCCTGTATTATGCCAAGGACTCCAAG TCTCTGATCTTTGATGAGGTGGACCTATCTGATGCCAGCGTGGCGGAGACCAGCACCAAGAACATCAACAACAGCTTCACG GTGATCACGCCTTTCCGGAAGCTCATCTTATGTGCAGAGAACCGCAAGGAGATGGAAGACTGGATCAGTGCCCTCAAGTCTGTCCAGAAATGGGAAATCCATGAG GCCACCCAGTTCAACATGGAGCACTTCTCGGGCATGCACAACTGGTACGCCTGCTCCCACGCCAGGCCCACCTTTTGCAACGTGTGTCGTGAAGCCCTCTCAGGTGTCACCTCCCACGGCCTCTCCTGTGAAG TCTGCAAGTTCAAGGCCCACAAGCGCTGTGCAGTGAGAGCCACCAACAACTGCAAGTGGACGACCCTGGCCTCCATCGGCACAGAAATCATCGAGGATGAAGACGGG GTGGCCATGCCCCACCAGTGGCTGGAGGGGAACCTGCCCGTCAGTGCGCGCTGTGCCGTGTGTGACCGGACCTGCGGGAGTGTCCGGAGGCTGCAGGACTGGCGGTGTCTCTGGTGCAAGGCCATT GTTCACAGCGCCTGCAAGGAGCTCTTTGGGAAGAGATGCCCCCTGGGACAGTACAAAGTTTCCATCATCCCACCAACCGCCTTGAACAGCATCGATTCAGACG GTTTCTGGAAGGCCACCTGCCCCTCATCCTGCTCCAGCCCACTCCTGGCCTTCGTCAACTCCAAAAGCGGGGACAACCAAGGGGTCAAGTTTCTGCGCAAGTTCAAGCAGTTCCTCAACCCGGCCCAAGTCTTCGACCTCATGAATGGGGGCCCACACCTTGG GCTGCGGCTCTTCCAGAAGTTTTCCACCTTCCGGATCCTGGTGTGTGGGGGAGACGGCAGCGTGGGCTGGGTCCTCTCTGAAATCGATGCCCTTGGCCTGCACAAGCAA TGCCAGCTGGGTGTCCTACCCTTGGGGACCGGCAATGACCTGGCACgggtgctgggctggggcagcctgTGTGATGATGACACCCAGCTGCTGCAGATTCTGGAGAAGCTGGAAAGGGCCACTACAAAGATGCTGGACAG GTGGAGCGTGCTGACCTACGAGGCACCCAAGCAGTCTCCCCCAGctgtgaaggaggaggagaacggGGACTCCAACATCCAG GCCCAGATCTCCCACTACGCTGACTCTGTCGCCTTCCACTTGGCCAAGATCCTGGAGTCTGACAAGCACTCGGTGGTGATCTCATCTGCAAA GTTCCTGTGTGGCACCGTGAACGACTTTGTGGCCGAGGTTGGCAGGGCTTATAAGAGAGCTACTGAGAACAAGCAGGAGGCTGAGCTGATGGCACGGAAG TGTGCCATGCTGAACGAGAAGCTGGACTCACTGGTGCGGGAGCTGAACGACGAGGCTCAAGCCATCATGGTCCCTGAGGGAACGTCACAGGCTGTGCCGGCCGGTGCCAAGGACCACGACAAAGAAAGCAGCTTCAACCCCAGCCCTGTGCCCCGCATTTTCAAATCCAAGGAGCAACTCATGCTGCGAGCAAACAGCCTCAAGAAAGCCCTGCGGCAAATCATTGAGCAAGCAGAGAAAG CTGTGGATGAACAGAACAAGCAGACCCAAGCCTACTGTGGCACCATGGGCCCCACCAAGAAGGACAGCTCGGAGGAGTGCAACAAGGAGGCGGAGAGGCTCA GCTCGCGGCGGGAGACGGTGACCTCCGCAACCTCCTCCATCATCCTCGACAGGCCTGACAGCTTTGGCACCTTGCAGTTCCCTGAAGACCCCAGCGCCCT CCAATTCTCTGAGAAATGTGTCATGAATAACTACTTCGGCATCGGCCTGGATGCGAAGATCTCTCTGGAGTTCAACAACAAACGAGATGAGCATCCCAAGAAATGCAG CAGTCGCACCAAGAACATGATGTGGTATGGGGTGCTGGGCACGAAGGAGCTCCTGCAGCGCACCTACAAGAACCTGGAGCAGCGGGTGCAGCTGGAG TGCGACGGGGTGCCCATCTCCTTGCCCAGCCTGCAGGGCATTGCTGTCCTCAACATCCCCAGCTATGCTGGGGGCATCAACTTCTGGGGAGGCACCAAGGAGGACAAC AACTTCGGGGCTCCATCCTTTGATGACAAGAAACTGGAAGTGGTGGCCGTCTTCGGCAGCATCCAGATGGCTGTGTCACGGGTCATCAATCTCCAGCATCACCGCATAGCTCAG TGCCGCCTGGTGAAGATCACAATCCGGGGGGATGAGGGTGTCCCAGTGCAAGTAGATGGAGAAGCCTGGATCCAGCCCCCGGGAATCATCAAGATCCAGCACAAGAACCGAGCCCAGATGCTGACAAGAGATCGG GCATTTGAAAGCACCCTCAAGTCCTGGGAGGACAAGCAGAAAGGGGAGAGCTACCGAGCAGCCACCCGGCCCCGGCTTAGCTCCCAGCAGTCCATGGAGTACCTGACCGACGAGGAGACTGGCCTCTTGCTGCAGGTCTCGCAGGTTGCTGAGACCCTCATTGCCAG GATCCACGAGGCTGCCAAGGCTCACAAAGCCatggagcaggagctggcacatgCAGTCAACACCAGCTCACTGGCGCTGAGCGAGACCCTCTCCAACAAGGCCGCTGGCAGCCCAGAG TTTCTCAGCAGGAATGCAGCTGTGGAGGTGGTGCTGAGCATCAAAGCACTGTACACTGAGACCAGGGCATTCCTGGAAGGGAAGGTG CTGGACTCGccgcaggaggaggaggcactgCATGGCCCCCTGAGCGCGCTCGGCCAGGAGCTGCAGAGGCTGCTAGACATCCACTGGCTGGCCCCCATCGCCCACTCTGCCGAGGAG GAAAATGTTGGGACAGCCAACAAGGGCAGCTTCAAGCTTCGCCTCAACATCCCCAAGCCCAGGAAAGATAAAGACAAGATGCCAAAGCAGAAATCCAACACTGTCCTCCCAG CAGACAAGTGGGGCTCCGAGGAGGTGGCAGCTTGGCTGGAGGCACTCGGTTTAGGGGAGTACAGAGACATTTTTGTCCGTCATGACATCCAGGGCTCTGAGTTGATCCTGCTGGAGAGGAGAGACCTGAAG GACCTGGGGATCACCAAAGTGGGCCACATGAAGAGAATCCTCCAGGCCATTAAGGAGCTCAGCAGGGTGCCCTAG